In Falsibacillus albus, a single window of DNA contains:
- a CDS encoding tetratricopeptide repeat protein — translation MSKEKKNQENIILFPNLKERYLDIGLEHLNQHRFHEAVEFLQKALQLSEGRGDGDIEMALAIALYESRSYKEAKNICQELLHKGIGDYFEVVDLYLMILLQLNEHQEIESTIRALLEEREVPSEKLEHFEKLLQFSERALYASSPQVEENDDDNEELNLSNQVLLEGRNVQEQALLLAQLAQKNIHPYLKELKSFLKDNKQHPFLQTMALNVLKEHAIGHPVEISKFDYTDEVIPSQLDEVFANDFFIEIKEELEREIGQSNPTLFDQCMELVKRHEFLLYPFDLPEASPKLAAAAYHLLMLEYYGEDRPAEVIAEQYGADEEGIHKPLAVIRNLEEISSPIM, via the coding sequence ATGTCAAAAGAAAAAAAGAACCAAGAAAATATTATTCTATTCCCGAATCTAAAAGAGCGGTATCTGGATATAGGGCTCGAGCATCTCAATCAGCACCGTTTCCATGAGGCGGTTGAATTTCTTCAGAAGGCCCTGCAACTGAGTGAGGGAAGGGGCGATGGCGATATTGAAATGGCACTTGCCATCGCCTTGTATGAGTCGCGCAGCTATAAGGAAGCCAAAAATATTTGCCAGGAGTTATTACATAAAGGAATCGGCGATTATTTTGAAGTGGTGGACCTGTATCTTATGATCCTTCTTCAATTGAATGAGCATCAGGAAATTGAATCGACCATCAGGGCGCTCCTGGAGGAAAGGGAAGTGCCTTCAGAGAAACTGGAGCATTTTGAAAAGCTCCTCCAATTCAGTGAGAGGGCATTATACGCTTCCAGCCCGCAGGTGGAAGAAAATGACGATGACAATGAGGAATTAAACCTCAGCAATCAGGTTTTATTGGAGGGCCGTAATGTACAGGAACAGGCGCTTCTCCTTGCGCAGCTGGCCCAAAAGAATATTCATCCCTACTTGAAGGAGCTGAAATCCTTCTTAAAAGATAATAAACAGCATCCTTTCCTGCAAACGATGGCTCTTAATGTTCTGAAGGAACATGCAATCGGGCACCCTGTAGAAATCTCAAAATTCGACTATACAGACGAAGTGATTCCTTCACAGCTGGATGAGGTGTTTGCAAACGATTTTTTTATCGAAATAAAGGAAGAATTGGAAAGGGAGATCGGACAGAGCAATCCGACTTTGTTTGACCAATGCATGGAATTGGTGAAAAGGCATGAATTTCTTTTATACCCGTTTGATCTGCCAGAAGCATCGCCAAAGCTTGCAGCCGCTGCATACCACTTATTGATGCTGGAATATTACGGTGAGGATCGACCTGCTGAAGTCATAGCAGAGCAATATGGGGCAGACGAAGAGGGCATACACAAACCATTGGCCGTTATAAGGAACCTAGAAGAAATTTCTTCTCCCATTATGTAG
- a CDS encoding metallophosphoesterase encodes MKLLVVSDSHGSSGILEDLKRRYAQKVDGMFHCGDSELSPDDPAITGFKVVKGNCDYGPGFPEESLEVIDNEKIFVTHGHLFGIKMSLNKLFYHAKEQEADFVFFGHSHLVGAEMIENILFLNPGSTLLPRGRNEATYAIVEKENNRITVKIFEDTHEEMVDLRMEFTI; translated from the coding sequence ATGAAATTATTAGTGGTAAGTGACAGCCACGGCTCTTCTGGTATTCTGGAGGATTTAAAAAGACGGTACGCTCAAAAGGTGGATGGCATGTTTCACTGCGGTGATTCAGAGCTTTCCCCTGATGATCCCGCAATTACAGGATTCAAGGTCGTGAAAGGGAACTGTGATTATGGGCCAGGCTTTCCGGAGGAATCGCTGGAAGTCATCGACAATGAAAAAATCTTTGTCACCCACGGCCACCTTTTCGGAATCAAAATGTCTTTAAATAAATTGTTCTACCATGCGAAAGAACAGGAAGCGGATTTTGTGTTTTTCGGTCATTCACATTTAGTAGGCGCTGAGATGATAGAGAACATCCTTTTTTTAAATCCTGGAAGCACCCTTCTTCCAAGAGGAAGAAATGAAGCGACGTATGCTATTGTAGAAAAAGAAAACAACCGCATAACCGTGAAAATTTTTGAAGACACCCATGAGGAAATGGTCGATTTGAGAATGGAATTTACGATATAA
- the racE gene encoding glutamate racemase yields the protein MRQPIGIIDSGVGGLTVAKEVMRQLPNETIYYFGDTARCPYGPRPVEEVKEYTWQMTRFLLKHEIKMLIIACNTATAVVLDEIRSELQIPVIGVIYPGARAALKLTKNHHVGVLGTIGTIKSKAYEKALTSINQRVSVQGLACPKFVPLVESGEYMSSFAKKIVAETLQPIRNWGIDTLILGCTHYPLLQPVIENIMGKTVQVISSGEETAREVSTILYYYGMMSDLKEEPMHRFFTSGSRQIFSRIAMDWLNKEMIEVETIRFKSE from the coding sequence TTGAGACAACCGATTGGCATTATTGATTCAGGAGTTGGAGGCTTGACGGTAGCGAAAGAAGTGATGAGGCAGCTGCCGAATGAAACCATATATTATTTCGGGGATACGGCAAGATGCCCATATGGACCGAGGCCAGTTGAAGAAGTGAAAGAGTATACATGGCAAATGACCCGTTTTTTACTGAAGCATGAAATTAAAATGCTGATCATTGCTTGCAACACCGCAACCGCCGTTGTCCTTGACGAGATAAGGTCGGAGCTCCAAATTCCCGTGATCGGGGTCATTTATCCAGGGGCTCGGGCAGCGCTGAAATTGACGAAGAATCACCACGTTGGGGTATTAGGAACGATCGGCACAATTAAAAGCAAAGCATATGAAAAGGCATTGACCTCCATAAATCAACGTGTATCTGTACAAGGATTGGCTTGTCCAAAGTTTGTCCCTCTTGTTGAAAGTGGAGAATATATGAGTTCGTTTGCAAAGAAGATTGTAGCCGAAACGCTGCAGCCAATAAGGAATTGGGGGATAGATACCTTAATATTGGGATGTACGCATTATCCATTGCTTCAGCCTGTGATTGAAAACATCATGGGCAAGACCGTCCAGGTAATCAGCTCAGGTGAGGAGACCGCACGGGAAGTGAGTACAATCCTTTATTATTATGGGATGATGTCTGATTTGAAAGAAGAGCCGATGCATAGATTTTTCACAAGCGGTTCACGGCAAATCTTCTCGAGGATCGCTATGGATTGGCTGAATAAAGAAATGATCGAAGTAGAAACCATTCGTTTTAAGAGTGAATGA
- a CDS encoding GerMN domain-containing protein — MSKRAKATIAITVLASSMYLSGCGLFGGNNKEKLDPPQDVSYLKEGKSVDASADKNSNKATEKAIQTELYLINKDGYVVAQTFALPNTQSIAKEALEYLVDGGPVTEMLPNGFRAVLPADTEVLGVDIKDDGKAVVDFSKEFTKYQAADEQKILQAITWTMTQFDTVKKVELRVNGTPLKEMPVKGTPISADGLSRADGINMDTSGVADITNTHPITVYYLSQNGKGYNYVPVTKRVDNSERDDVAAVVKELVDGPGYNSNLVTDFLPDVKLVDAPEFDAGKVTLNFNESVLGSFKEKKISQYLMNSLVLSLTEQPEIKSVAIEVNGSTKLVDDQGESLTEPVTRPEKVNTGSF; from the coding sequence ATGTCTAAACGTGCGAAAGCAACCATTGCGATTACAGTCCTGGCTTCATCCATGTATTTATCCGGATGTGGATTATTCGGAGGGAACAATAAAGAAAAACTCGATCCGCCGCAAGATGTTTCGTATTTGAAGGAAGGTAAATCTGTTGACGCTTCCGCAGATAAAAATTCCAACAAAGCAACCGAAAAGGCGATACAAACCGAGCTATATTTAATCAATAAAGATGGCTATGTCGTTGCCCAAACCTTTGCACTGCCGAATACCCAATCAATTGCGAAGGAAGCACTGGAATATTTGGTCGATGGGGGGCCGGTGACGGAAATGCTGCCAAATGGATTTAGAGCGGTATTGCCGGCTGATACCGAAGTCCTGGGTGTTGATATTAAGGATGACGGCAAAGCAGTAGTTGATTTTTCGAAGGAGTTCACTAAATATCAGGCAGCAGATGAACAAAAAATCCTTCAAGCGATCACCTGGACAATGACCCAGTTTGATACAGTGAAAAAAGTGGAACTGCGGGTCAATGGAACGCCATTAAAGGAAATGCCTGTTAAGGGAACTCCGATCAGTGCGGATGGACTCAGCCGGGCGGATGGCATCAACATGGATACTTCCGGTGTGGCTGATATCACTAACACACATCCGATAACGGTTTATTACTTATCACAAAATGGAAAGGGCTATAATTATGTTCCGGTCACGAAAAGGGTGGATAACAGTGAACGGGATGATGTGGCAGCTGTCGTAAAAGAACTGGTTGATGGACCGGGCTATAACAGCAACCTCGTCACTGATTTTCTTCCGGATGTCAAATTGGTCGATGCACCTGAATTTGATGCTGGCAAAGTCACTCTGAACTTTAATGAATCTGTACTAGGGAGCTTTAAAGAAAAGAAGATTTCCCAATACTTAATGAATTCGCTTGTCCTGTCCTTGACGGAACAGCCTGAGATCAAGAGTGTTGCAATTGAAGTGAATGGAAGCACCAAACTTGTTGATGATCAAGGGGAATCATTGACAGAACCTGTCACAAGACCTGAAAAAGTGAACACAGGTAGTTTTTAA
- the rph gene encoding ribonuclease PH has translation MRPDGRENPLQLRPIHIDTNYLKHPEGSVLISVGETKVICTASVEDRVPPFMRGEGKGWITAEYSMLPRATETRNIRESSKGKVSGRTMEIQRLIGRALRAIVDLNKIGERTVWIDCDVIQADGGTRTASITGAFVAMAIAMNKLQEAKKLPSFPINDFLAATSVGVMEENGVVLDLNYAEDSSALVDMNVVMTGSGEFVELQGTGEESTFSHSQLQSMIDAAQKGINELIEMQKQVLGDIALKIESRKGE, from the coding sequence ATGAGGCCAGACGGCAGGGAAAATCCGCTGCAGCTAAGACCCATACATATTGATACGAATTATTTGAAACACCCGGAGGGGTCAGTTTTGATTTCAGTGGGAGAAACAAAGGTCATTTGTACTGCCAGCGTCGAGGATCGAGTTCCTCCATTCATGCGAGGAGAAGGAAAAGGGTGGATCACAGCGGAATATTCCATGCTTCCCCGTGCCACAGAAACAAGGAACATTCGTGAATCCTCAAAAGGGAAGGTTTCCGGAAGAACAATGGAAATTCAGCGCCTGATCGGACGCGCGCTTCGTGCGATTGTGGATTTGAATAAAATTGGTGAAAGAACAGTGTGGATCGATTGTGATGTCATCCAGGCAGATGGCGGTACACGGACAGCTTCTATCACAGGAGCATTCGTAGCCATGGCGATTGCAATGAATAAACTTCAAGAAGCGAAAAAGCTGCCTTCATTTCCGATAAATGATTTCTTGGCAGCTACGAGCGTTGGTGTAATGGAGGAAAATGGCGTCGTATTGGATTTGAACTATGCAGAAGATAGCAGCGCCCTGGTGGATATGAACGTCGTTATGACTGGAAGCGGGGAGTTTGTAGAACTGCAGGGAACCGGTGAAGAATCCACTTTCTCCCATAGCCAGCTTCAATCAATGATCGATGCCGCCCAAAAAGGAATTAATGAATTGATTGAAATGCAGAAGCAGGTACTAGGGGATATCGCTCTTAAAATTGAGTCAAGAAAAGGTGAATGA
- the tig gene encoding trigger factor: MSVKWEKLEGNQGVLTVEVDADTVKEGLDSAFKKVVKQVNVPGFRKGKMPRGMFEQRFGVESLYQDALDFILPEAYAKAVEETGIEPVDRPEIDVEQMEKGKELIFKATVTVKPEVKLGDYKGLEVEKMDTEVTDEDVDNELKTLQERQAELVVKEEAKAENGDTVVIDFEGFVDGEAFEGGKAENYSIELGSGTFIPGFEDQLVGAAAGEEKEVEVSFPEEYHAAELAGKPATFKVKVHEIKGKELPELDDEFAKDVDEEVETLAELKEKIKNRLVESKKSESEQALRDTLVEKATENSEVEIPQVMIDAEVDRMMQEFGQRLQMQGMNLEMYFQFSGQDEEALRTQMKEDAEKRVRTNLTLEAIAKAENFEVADEEVEEEINKMAEMYNMSADNIKQALGNLEGLKTDLQIRKAVEFLVENSKTVA; encoded by the coding sequence ATGTCTGTAAAATGGGAAAAATTAGAAGGCAACCAAGGTGTATTAACTGTTGAAGTTGATGCGGACACAGTTAAAGAAGGCTTGGATTCAGCGTTCAAAAAAGTCGTAAAACAAGTAAATGTACCTGGGTTCCGTAAAGGGAAAATGCCGCGCGGTATGTTCGAACAACGTTTCGGTGTAGAATCATTATACCAAGACGCATTGGACTTCATTTTACCTGAAGCATATGCGAAAGCAGTCGAGGAAACAGGAATCGAGCCTGTTGACCGTCCAGAAATCGACGTTGAACAAATGGAAAAAGGCAAAGAGCTTATCTTCAAGGCGACAGTTACAGTTAAGCCGGAAGTTAAATTAGGCGACTACAAAGGTCTTGAAGTAGAAAAAATGGATACAGAAGTAACTGATGAAGATGTTGACAATGAATTGAAAACTCTTCAAGAGCGCCAAGCTGAATTAGTTGTAAAAGAAGAAGCAAAAGCTGAGAATGGTGATACTGTTGTCATCGATTTTGAAGGATTTGTCGACGGTGAAGCATTTGAAGGCGGAAAAGCAGAAAACTATTCAATCGAATTAGGTTCAGGCACTTTCATTCCTGGCTTTGAAGATCAATTAGTTGGAGCTGCTGCTGGAGAAGAGAAAGAAGTCGAGGTTTCTTTCCCTGAAGAGTACCATGCGGCTGAATTAGCTGGCAAACCGGCTACATTCAAAGTGAAAGTTCATGAAATCAAAGGCAAAGAGCTTCCAGAGCTTGATGACGAGTTTGCTAAAGATGTCGATGAAGAAGTTGAGACTTTGGCTGAACTTAAAGAAAAAATCAAAAACCGTTTGGTTGAAAGCAAGAAAAGTGAATCAGAACAAGCTCTTCGCGATACACTAGTAGAGAAAGCAACTGAAAACAGCGAAGTGGAAATCCCGCAAGTCATGATTGACGCAGAAGTTGATAGAATGATGCAGGAATTCGGACAACGCCTTCAAATGCAAGGCATGAACCTTGAAATGTATTTCCAATTCTCAGGTCAGGATGAAGAAGCACTGCGCACGCAAATGAAAGAAGATGCTGAGAAGCGCGTTCGCACTAACTTGACTTTAGAAGCGATTGCCAAAGCTGAAAACTTCGAAGTGGCAGACGAGGAAGTAGAAGAGGAAATCAACAAAATGGCTGAAATGTATAACATGTCAGCAGACAACATTAAACAAGCTCTTGGAAATCTTGAAGGTTTGAAAACAGATCTTCAAATTCGCAAAGCTGTAGAATTCCTTGTAGAAAATAGCAAAACTGTAGCATAA
- a CDS encoding XTP/dITP diphosphatase, whose protein sequence is MGKQVIIATKNKGKAKEFVSMFSPYGIEVKTLLDIPNAPDVEETGTTFKENAILKAETISGEMNTIVIADDSGLAIDALEGRPGVYSARYAGEEKNDEANMDKVLMELKDIPGEDRTARFHCALAVAVPGEETITVEGTCDGHILFERQGTNGFGYDPIFFVKEQGKSMAELSSSEKNKISHRAKALQQLKDRIDTIIVKGE, encoded by the coding sequence ATGGGAAAGCAAGTGATTATCGCTACAAAAAATAAAGGGAAAGCGAAAGAATTTGTGAGCATGTTCTCCCCTTATGGAATTGAAGTGAAAACATTATTGGATATCCCGAATGCTCCGGATGTGGAAGAAACAGGGACAACCTTCAAAGAGAATGCAATTCTTAAAGCTGAAACGATCTCAGGGGAAATGAATACAATTGTAATTGCGGATGACTCAGGCCTTGCCATTGACGCGTTGGAAGGAAGGCCAGGGGTTTATTCGGCCAGGTATGCAGGCGAAGAAAAGAATGATGAAGCCAATATGGATAAAGTCCTTATGGAGTTGAAGGATATACCCGGCGAGGATAGAACGGCTCGATTCCATTGTGCACTTGCTGTTGCAGTACCAGGAGAAGAAACGATTACAGTCGAAGGTACATGCGACGGGCATATTCTTTTTGAGCGCCAAGGGACAAATGGATTTGGCTATGATCCAATCTTTTTTGTAAAGGAACAAGGCAAATCGATGGCAGAGCTTTCTTCGTCAGAAAAAAATAAAATCAGCCATCGAGCAAAAGCTTTGCAGCAATTGAAGGATAGGATCGATACCATCATAGTTAAAGGGGAATAA